In Methanosphaera sp. ISO3-F5, a genomic segment contains:
- a CDS encoding 30S ribosomal protein S3ae, with protein MAKARRRVRDTWREKTWYEILAPADFEEASLGTSPAREPEMLVGRKIETSMREITGDFSRQYVKLFFEVDHVSGERAYTKFTGHKVTTDYTRSMIRRGTSRIDTITDATTKDGQKLNVHMLAITVKRAKSSQQKLIRETMHRMIIENAAEKNLDELVKEIISGKFASNIYHEAKKIYPLKKVETIKTKVLN; from the coding sequence ATGGCAAAAGCAAGAAGACGAGTACGTGACACCTGGAGAGAAAAAACATGGTACGAAATATTAGCACCAGCAGACTTTGAAGAAGCAAGCTTAGGAACAAGCCCAGCAAGAGAACCAGAAATGCTAGTGGGAAGAAAAATAGAAACCTCAATGCGTGAAATAACCGGCGACTTCAGCAGACAATACGTAAAACTATTCTTCGAAGTAGACCACGTAAGCGGAGAAAGAGCATACACAAAATTCACAGGACACAAAGTAACAACCGACTACACACGTAGTATGATCAGAAGAGGAACCAGCCGTATAGACACAATAACTGATGCAACTACAAAAGACGGACAAAAACTAAACGTACACATGCTAGCAATCACAGTAAAAAGAGCAAAATCATCACAACAAAAACTCATAAGAGAAACAATGCACAGAATGATTATTGAAAATGCAGCAGAAAAGAACTTAGATGAACTCGTAAAAGAAATCATCTCAGGTAAATTTGCATCAAACATATACCACGAAGCAAAGAAAATTTACCCACTCAAAAAAGTTGAAACAATAAAAACAAAAGTACTAAACTAA
- a CDS encoding TIGR00297 family protein, with amino-acid sequence MIQLIFLIICLIFGIIVYLSGALDLLGSAFVTIIGIVIVIHRGFNWLAILLLFLLLGSVFTKFKSDYKKRIGLKHEKRTVRNVVSNGIVPVIMALFGNYAGFIGAIATATADTMASEIGVLSKPILITSREQVKPGTDGGISVLGTTAGIIGATIIGISSYIINVSPNLTNSIIIALIAGTIGCFADSLLGATLERSGLFNNEHVNLSATVVGALVGIIITSIGV; translated from the coding sequence ATGATACAATTAATATTCCTCATTATTTGTCTAATATTCGGAATCATAGTATACCTAAGCGGAGCCCTAGACCTACTAGGCTCAGCATTTGTAACAATAATTGGAATAGTTATAGTAATACACAGAGGATTTAATTGGCTAGCAATACTTTTACTATTTCTACTTTTAGGCTCAGTTTTCACAAAGTTTAAATCAGATTACAAGAAAAGAATCGGACTTAAACACGAAAAAAGAACAGTACGAAACGTAGTATCCAATGGAATAGTTCCAGTGATAATGGCATTATTCGGAAATTATGCAGGATTCATAGGAGCAATAGCAACAGCAACAGCAGATACTATGGCAAGTGAAATAGGAGTACTAAGCAAACCTATACTAATAACAAGTAGGGAACAAGTAAAACCAGGTACTGACGGAGGAATATCAGTACTCGGAACTACGGCAGGAATAATAGGAGCAACAATAATCGGAATAAGCTCATACATAATAAACGTGTCACCAAACCTGACAAACAGCATAATAATAGCATTAATTGCAGGAACAATAGGATGCTTCGCAGACAGTTTGCTAGGAGCCACACTAGAACGTAGCGGACTATTCAACAACGAACACGTTAACCTATCTGCCACAGTAGTCGGAGCATTAGTTGGTATCATTATAACAAGTATCGGAGTATGA